Proteins from a single region of Candidatus Delongbacteria bacterium:
- the accC gene encoding acetyl-CoA carboxylase biotin carboxylase subunit, which produces MFKRMLIANRGEIALRIIRACRELNIESVAVYSTADADSLHVRFADDAICIGPPASSESYLNTRAILTAAQITQCDALHPGYGFLSENAAFADMCRDHDLAFVGPRGDVIRRMGDKAEAKRTMREAGVPCIPGSPGLLESVEEARQFAAEVGYPVILKATAGGGGRGMRVARGPEELENAFSTARAEAEAGFGNPGLYLEKFLEHPRHVELQILGDKKGNVIHLLERDCSVQRRHQKLVEECPSPAVSPELRERMGRAAVNAAKAVGYDSAGTMEFLVEGGEFYFMEMNTRIQVEHPVTEMVTGVDLIRQMIRAAHGDAIEFTQDDIRLNGHAIECRINAEDPAKGFRPFAGLIGALNVPGGIGVRVDSHIYQGYQIPPNYDSLLGKLIVHAPTREKALDRMRRALSEYVIEGVKTTIPFHLQLMSDPVFRSGEFDIKFLEHWTFQG; this is translated from the coding sequence GTGTTCAAACGCATGCTCATCGCCAACCGGGGCGAGATCGCGCTGCGGATCATCCGCGCCTGCCGGGAACTGAACATCGAGAGCGTGGCCGTCTACTCCACGGCGGACGCCGACAGCCTGCACGTCCGCTTCGCGGACGACGCCATCTGCATCGGTCCCCCGGCGTCCAGCGAGAGCTACCTCAACACCCGGGCCATCCTGACGGCGGCCCAAATCACCCAGTGCGACGCGCTCCATCCGGGCTACGGCTTCCTCTCGGAGAATGCCGCCTTCGCCGACATGTGCCGCGATCATGACCTGGCCTTCGTGGGCCCGCGCGGCGACGTGATCCGGCGGATGGGCGACAAGGCCGAGGCCAAGCGCACCATGCGCGAAGCCGGCGTGCCCTGCATCCCGGGCAGCCCGGGCCTGCTGGAGAGCGTGGAGGAGGCCCGCCAGTTCGCCGCCGAGGTGGGCTATCCGGTCATCCTCAAGGCCACGGCGGGGGGCGGCGGGCGCGGCATGCGCGTGGCCCGCGGTCCCGAAGAGTTGGAGAACGCCTTCAGCACGGCCCGCGCCGAGGCCGAGGCCGGTTTCGGCAACCCGGGCCTCTACCTGGAGAAATTCCTCGAGCACCCGCGCCACGTGGAGCTGCAGATCCTGGGCGACAAGAAGGGCAACGTGATCCACCTGTTGGAGCGCGACTGCTCGGTCCAGCGCCGCCACCAGAAGCTGGTGGAGGAGTGCCCCAGCCCGGCGGTCAGCCCCGAGCTGCGCGAGCGGATGGGGCGCGCGGCGGTGAACGCGGCCAAGGCCGTGGGCTACGACAGCGCGGGCACGATGGAGTTCCTGGTGGAAGGCGGCGAGTTCTATTTCATGGAGATGAACACGCGCATCCAGGTGGAGCATCCCGTCACCGAGATGGTGACGGGCGTGGACCTGATCCGCCAGATGATCCGGGCGGCCCACGGCGATGCCATTGAATTCACCCAGGACGACATCCGGCTCAATGGCCACGCCATCGAGTGCCGGATCAACGCCGAGGACCCGGCCAAGGGCTTCCGGCCCTTCGCCGGCCTGATCGGCGCGCTCAACGTGCCAGGTGGGATCGGCGTGCGCGTGGACAGCCACATCTACCAGGGCTATCAGATTCCGCCCAACTACGACAGCCTGCTGGGCAAGCTGATCGTCCACGCTCCCACCCGGGAGAAGGCCCTGGACCGCATGCGCCGCGCCCTCAGCGAGTACGTGATCGAAGGGGTGAAGACCACCATCCCCTTCCACCTGCAGCTGATGTCCGATCCGGTCTTCCGCTCGGGCGAATTCGACATCAAATTTTTGGAACACTGGACTTTTCAAGGCTAA
- the recA gene encoding recombinase RecA encodes MDERQKAVKEAIGLIDKEFGKGSVMRLGDNGAIMDVSVIPSGSLMLDRALGIGGIPRGRIVEIFGPESSGKTTMTLHFVAEAQKLGGLCAFIDAEHALDPIYARKLGVDTDNLLVSQPDYGEQALAIAEKLIRSNAIDIVVVDSVAALVPKAEIEGEMGDYHVGTQARLMSQAMRKLTTVVSKSNCCLIFINQIRMKIGVMFGNPETTTGGNALKFYSSIRLDIRRVGTVKVGQDAVGNRTRVKVVKNKLAAPFREAEFDIGFGEGISKTGELIDLGLEHEVISKSGTWFSYGEERLGQGRDNVKTLLTEKPELLKEIEAKVRAKMGLPPAGIPQV; translated from the coding sequence ATGGACGAACGACAGAAAGCCGTCAAAGAGGCCATCGGGCTGATCGACAAGGAATTCGGCAAGGGCTCGGTGATGCGCCTGGGGGACAACGGCGCCATCATGGACGTCTCGGTGATTCCCAGCGGCAGCCTGATGCTGGACCGCGCCCTGGGTATCGGGGGCATTCCCCGCGGGCGCATCGTGGAGATTTTCGGCCCGGAGAGCTCGGGCAAGACCACCATGACCCTGCACTTCGTGGCCGAGGCCCAGAAGCTGGGCGGCCTCTGCGCCTTCATCGACGCCGAGCACGCCCTGGACCCGATCTACGCCCGCAAGCTGGGCGTGGACACGGACAACCTGCTGGTCTCCCAGCCCGATTACGGCGAGCAGGCGCTGGCCATCGCCGAGAAGCTGATCCGCTCCAACGCCATCGACATCGTGGTGGTGGACTCGGTGGCCGCATTGGTTCCCAAGGCGGAAATTGAGGGCGAGATGGGTGACTACCACGTGGGCACCCAGGCCCGGCTCATGAGCCAGGCCATGCGCAAGCTCACCACCGTGGTCTCCAAATCCAACTGCTGCCTGATCTTCATCAACCAGATCCGCATGAAGATCGGCGTCATGTTCGGCAATCCCGAAACCACCACGGGCGGCAACGCGCTCAAGTTCTACAGCAGCATCCGGCTGGACATCCGCCGGGTGGGCACGGTCAAGGTGGGCCAGGACGCAGTGGGCAACCGCACGCGCGTCAAGGTCGTCAAGAACAAGCTGGCCGCCCCCTTCCGCGAAGCCGAGTTCGACATCGGTTTCGGCGAGGGCATCTCCAAGACCGGCGAACTCATCGACCTGGGCCTGGAGCACGAGGTGATCTCCAAGAGCGGGACCTGGTTCAGCTACGGCGAGGAGCGCCTGGGCCAGGGCCGCGACAACGTCAAGACCCTGCTGACCGAGAAGCCCGAGCTCCTGAAGGAGATCGAGGCCAAGGTCCGCGCCAAGATGGGCCTGCCGCCGGCGGGCATCCCGCAAGTCTGA
- the gcvPA gene encoding aminomethyl-transferring glycine dehydrogenase subunit GcvPA, whose amino-acid sequence MPYIPHTEADRRDMLAAIGVARFEDLLESVPESLRQTRPLELAEPLSEAALTRHVGELAARNQPWPPQDCYLGGGSYVGHLPETVRSLAMRSEFITAYTPYQAEVSQGTLQTIFEFQTMVSELAGLELANASLYDGATALVEGVRMALSVKQDKEPARRRVLVAAQLNPRWLDVLRTYLHPLAGEVELELLGVGASRLSPESLVARLGADVAAVVVQSPNALGLIEDVAPLAAAAHEAGALLVQGFDPLAVALFECPGEVGADIAVAEGQSISQPLQFGGPYIGLFAARGDLVKYMPGRLIGETLDAVGARGYVLTFQTREQHIRREKATSNICTNQALVATFATIHLALLGPVGLREKAQSLYTRCAWLAERAAALPGVSLMGAGERFREFALHVPRRDAVLARMRAAGLAAGLPLPAELGAELLLVAVNELQEQADLQRWLDGLAAALREEGTHA is encoded by the coding sequence ATGCCCTACATTCCGCATACAGAGGCCGACCGCCGCGACATGCTGGCGGCCATCGGTGTGGCGCGCTTCGAGGACCTGCTCGAGAGCGTGCCGGAGTCCCTGCGCCAGACCCGCCCGCTGGAGCTGGCCGAACCGCTCTCCGAGGCCGCGCTGACCCGCCACGTGGGCGAGCTGGCGGCCCGCAATCAGCCCTGGCCGCCCCAGGACTGCTATCTGGGCGGCGGTTCCTACGTGGGCCACCTGCCCGAGACCGTGCGCAGCCTGGCCATGCGCTCCGAGTTCATCACGGCCTACACGCCCTATCAAGCAGAAGTAAGCCAGGGCACGCTCCAGACCATCTTCGAATTCCAGACCATGGTCAGCGAGCTGGCCGGCCTGGAGCTGGCCAACGCCTCGCTCTACGACGGCGCCACCGCGCTGGTGGAGGGCGTGCGCATGGCCCTGTCCGTCAAGCAGGACAAGGAGCCCGCCCGGCGCCGCGTGCTGGTGGCGGCCCAGCTGAACCCGCGCTGGCTGGACGTGCTGCGCACCTACCTGCATCCCCTGGCGGGCGAGGTGGAGCTGGAACTGCTGGGCGTCGGCGCCAGCCGGCTCAGCCCGGAGAGCCTGGTCGCCCGGCTGGGTGCGGACGTGGCCGCCGTGGTGGTGCAGAGCCCCAACGCGCTGGGCCTGATCGAGGACGTGGCCCCGCTGGCCGCCGCCGCCCACGAGGCCGGCGCCCTGCTGGTGCAGGGCTTCGATCCGCTGGCCGTGGCCCTGTTCGAGTGCCCGGGCGAGGTCGGCGCGGACATCGCCGTGGCCGAGGGCCAGTCCATCTCCCAGCCCCTGCAGTTCGGCGGCCCCTACATCGGGCTGTTCGCGGCCCGCGGCGACCTGGTCAAATACATGCCCGGCCGGCTGATCGGCGAGACCCTGGACGCCGTGGGCGCCCGGGGCTACGTGCTGACCTTTCAGACCCGCGAGCAGCACATCCGCCGGGAAAAGGCCACCAGCAACATCTGCACGAACCAGGCCCTGGTGGCCACCTTCGCCACCATCCACCTGGCCCTGCTGGGGCCGGTGGGCCTGCGCGAGAAGGCCCAGTCCCTCTACACCCGCTGTGCCTGGCTGGCCGAGCGCGCGGCCGCGCTGCCCGGCGTGAGCCTGATGGGCGCGGGCGAGCGCTTCCGCGAGTTCGCCCTGCATGTGCCGCGGCGCGACGCCGTGCTGGCCCGCATGCGCGCGGCCGGGCTGGCTGCAGGCCTGCCCCTGCCCGCGGAGCTGGGCGCCGAACTGCTGCTGGTGGCCGTGAACGAACTGCAGGAGCAGGCCGACCTCCAGCGCTGGCTGGACGGGCTGGCCGCCGCCCTGCGCGAGGAGGGAACCCATGCCTGA
- a CDS encoding adenine phosphoribosyltransferase, whose translation MAELVEYNDEDHMDLANIIRTVPDFPKPGIGFKDITPILQQPAAFEWCLRRLLELCPPAGFDVVLGIEARGFLFGAPLALRAGKPFVPARKPGKLPWRTVSRSYELEYGTDSLQVHADACAPGQRVLLVDDLLATGGTLLAAAGLVRDLGGQPVAAACVLNLSFLPGRARLEAAGVPVHALLDVDSEEC comes from the coding sequence GTGGCGGAGCTTGTGGAATACAACGACGAGGACCACATGGATCTGGCGAACATCATCCGCACCGTGCCGGATTTCCCCAAGCCGGGCATCGGCTTCAAGGACATCACGCCCATCCTGCAACAGCCGGCGGCCTTTGAGTGGTGCCTGCGCCGCCTGCTGGAGCTCTGCCCGCCCGCCGGTTTCGACGTGGTGCTGGGCATCGAGGCCCGGGGTTTCCTGTTCGGCGCCCCGCTGGCCTTGCGGGCCGGCAAACCCTTCGTCCCCGCGCGCAAGCCCGGCAAACTGCCCTGGAGGACCGTCAGCCGCAGCTACGAGCTGGAGTACGGGACGGACTCGCTCCAGGTCCACGCCGACGCCTGCGCGCCCGGCCAGCGCGTGCTGCTGGTGGACGACCTGCTGGCCACCGGCGGGACCCTGCTGGCCGCCGCCGGGCTGGTGCGCGACCTGGGTGGCCAGCCCGTCGCCGCCGCCTGCGTGCTCAACCTGAGCTTCCTGCCCGGCCGCGCCCGGCTGGAGGCGGCCGGCGTGCCCGTGCACGCCCTGCTGGACGTGGATTCGGAAGAGTGCTGA
- the efp gene encoding elongation factor P, with protein sequence MASTADFRTGLTVMIDGEIFRIVEFQHVKPGKGGAFVRTKIKNVRTGRVLEPTFRSGEKIEIVRLESRKLQYLYQDPNGYVFMDNETFDQLHLPTVLVEEVIDLMKENTEVDVLFHGEEALGIELPVTVDLRIVETEPNDKGDTAQGGKKPAKLETGATVNVPFFVSEGEVIRVDTRKREYVERVKG encoded by the coding sequence ATGGCCTCAACGGCTGATTTCCGCACCGGCTTGACCGTGATGATCGACGGCGAGATTTTCCGCATCGTCGAGTTCCAGCACGTCAAGCCGGGCAAGGGCGGCGCCTTCGTGCGCACCAAGATCAAGAACGTGCGCACGGGCCGGGTGCTGGAACCCACCTTCCGCTCGGGAGAGAAAATCGAGATCGTCCGGTTGGAGAGCCGCAAACTCCAGTACCTCTACCAGGACCCCAACGGCTACGTCTTCATGGACAACGAGACCTTCGATCAGCTGCACCTGCCCACCGTCCTGGTGGAGGAGGTCATCGACCTGATGAAGGAGAACACCGAGGTGGACGTGCTCTTCCACGGCGAGGAGGCCCTGGGCATCGAGCTGCCGGTCACGGTGGATCTGCGCATCGTGGAGACGGAGCCCAACGACAAGGGCGACACGGCCCAGGGCGGCAAGAAGCCCGCCAAGCTGGAGACCGGCGCCACGGTCAACGTGCCCTTCTTCGTCAGCGAGGGAGAAGTGATCCGCGTGGACACGCGCAAGCGCGAATACGTCGAGCGAGTGAAGGGATAA
- the accB gene encoding acetyl-CoA carboxylase biotin carboxyl carrier protein: MDFNEIRKLVKLVEASAISSLEVEEGELSIRIEKHTLAPAPLQPAGLPGGYAPAPAPVYQMAPAAAPPAPATASHLLEVKAPMVGTFYRSPGPDKEPFVKVGDMIAPGKTLCILEAMKIMNEIEAELSGRVVEILVENGQPVQFDQVLFRIEP; the protein is encoded by the coding sequence ATGGATTTCAATGAGATCCGCAAGCTGGTGAAACTCGTGGAGGCCTCGGCCATCTCCTCGCTGGAAGTGGAAGAGGGCGAGCTGAGCATCCGCATCGAGAAGCACACCCTGGCGCCCGCGCCCCTGCAGCCCGCGGGTCTGCCCGGCGGCTACGCGCCCGCGCCGGCCCCCGTCTACCAGATGGCTCCGGCGGCCGCCCCGCCCGCGCCGGCGACGGCCTCCCACCTGCTGGAGGTCAAGGCGCCCATGGTGGGCACCTTCTATCGCTCGCCCGGCCCGGACAAGGAGCCCTTCGTCAAGGTGGGCGACATGATCGCCCCCGGCAAGACCCTCTGCATCCTGGAAGCCATGAAGATCATGAACGAGATCGAGGCGGAGCTGAGCGGCCGGGTGGTGGAGATCCTGGTGGAGAACGGCCAACCCGTCCAGTTCGACCAGGTCCTGTTCCGCATCGAACCCTGA
- the gcvH gene encoding glycine cleavage system protein GcvH — protein MNIPGNLLYTEEHEWVLVEDGTVLIGITDHAQGELGDIVDVQLFEVGAEFQKGQSIGTIDAVKATADIYAPVSGVIQEFNEDLPDGPDTLNQDPYGRGWIYRIRLTDLSELDELLSPEDYEEHIDM, from the coding sequence ATGAACATTCCGGGCAACCTGCTGTACACGGAAGAGCACGAGTGGGTGCTGGTGGAGGACGGAACCGTCCTGATCGGCATCACGGACCACGCCCAGGGCGAACTGGGGGACATCGTGGACGTGCAGTTGTTCGAGGTCGGGGCCGAGTTCCAGAAGGGACAGAGCATCGGCACCATCGACGCCGTCAAGGCCACGGCGGACATCTACGCGCCGGTCTCGGGCGTGATCCAGGAGTTCAACGAAGATCTCCCGGACGGACCGGACACCCTGAACCAGGACCCCTACGGCCGCGGCTGGATCTACAGGATCCGCCTGACCGACCTAAGCGAGCTGGACGAGCTGCTCAGCCCCGAGGACTACGAAGAGCACATCGACATGTAG
- the thpR gene encoding RNA 2',3'-cyclic phosphodiesterase, protein MTRRLFIALALPEEIRAELGRTRDQLASRRDRINWLPREQLHLTLRFLGDVEEAEIPALDAQLEELAARHAPLELKLGLPGIFGPPAAPRVLWVGLAGWLEPLERLVRELESRLRRLGRPPAESGFKPHLTLGRVKQCRADLAAAHLAFPPLPLALRLGHLQLIESRLRPAGAEHHVLTRHILSGNEREASTAE, encoded by the coding sequence ATGACCCGCCGGTTGTTCATCGCGCTGGCGCTGCCGGAGGAGATCCGCGCCGAGCTGGGCCGCACGCGCGACCAGCTTGCCAGCCGGCGGGATCGAATCAACTGGCTGCCCAGGGAGCAGCTCCACCTGACTCTGCGTTTTCTGGGGGACGTGGAGGAGGCGGAGATCCCTGCGCTGGACGCGCAATTGGAAGAGCTGGCCGCCCGCCACGCGCCGCTGGAGCTGAAGCTGGGCTTGCCCGGGATCTTTGGGCCGCCCGCCGCGCCGCGCGTGCTCTGGGTGGGGCTGGCCGGGTGGCTGGAGCCCCTGGAGCGCCTGGTGCGGGAGCTCGAGTCGCGCCTGCGCCGGCTGGGCCGGCCCCCGGCGGAGTCGGGCTTCAAGCCCCACCTGACCCTGGGGCGTGTGAAGCAGTGTCGGGCGGACCTGGCGGCGGCCCATCTGGCCTTTCCGCCCCTGCCCCTGGCCCTGCGCCTGGGCCACCTGCAGTTGATCGAGAGCCGGCTGCGGCCGGCTGGAGCCGAGCATCATGTCCTGACCCGGCATATCTTGAGTGGAAACGAACGCGAAGCATCGACAGCGGAATAA
- a CDS encoding glycerol-3-phosphate acyltransferase: protein MSLLLQAAFLLPAWGLGGLPTGVWLARWRGAPDPTQTGSGSSGATNVGRLLGWRWGLLTLLVDLGKGLAAAGLARGLSDSSGLAAACGLAAVLGHCASPWARFKGGKGVATGAGAALILAPWAALLALLGMVLVLLASRRMAPASLGGGLLYPLLQGVTGEGGAAPTGYALGLALLLLFTHRQNLDRLRRGVEPTLWGAPAGDPRWRSRHEEPER, encoded by the coding sequence ATGAGCCTCCTGCTACAGGCCGCGTTCCTGCTGCCGGCCTGGGGGCTGGGTGGTCTGCCCACCGGGGTCTGGCTTGCCCGCTGGCGCGGCGCGCCGGATCCCACCCAAACGGGCTCGGGCTCCAGTGGCGCCACCAACGTGGGTCGGCTGCTGGGCTGGCGCTGGGGCCTGCTCACGCTGCTGGTGGACCTGGGCAAGGGGCTGGCCGCCGCCGGACTGGCGCGCGGGCTGTCGGACTCGTCCGGCCTGGCCGCGGCTTGCGGGCTGGCGGCCGTGCTGGGGCACTGCGCCTCGCCCTGGGCCCGCTTCAAGGGCGGCAAGGGCGTGGCTACCGGGGCCGGGGCGGCCCTGATCCTGGCGCCGTGGGCCGCGTTGCTGGCCTTGCTGGGCATGGTGCTCGTCCTGCTGGCCAGCCGGCGGATGGCGCCGGCCTCCCTCGGTGGCGGCCTGCTCTATCCGCTGCTGCAGGGCGTGACCGGCGAGGGCGGCGCAGCCCCGACCGGCTACGCGCTCGGGCTGGCCCTGTTGCTGCTCTTCACCCATCGCCAGAATCTGGACCGACTGCGCCGCGGCGTGGAACCGACCCTCTGGGGCGCGCCCGCCGGGGATCCGCGCTGGCGTTCGCGACACGAGGAGCCCGAGCGCTGA
- a CDS encoding NAD(P)H-dependent glycerol-3-phosphate dehydrogenase → MNRQPARSRATAAASPRVAVAGMGSWGTALALLLHQRGCRVRAWEYDPGVVERYARGEREAVFLPGIFLPPAIHVRQELDWLLEDADWLVLAVPSHTQRALLGRLAPLLPPGLPLVNVAKGIEQRSLLRLSQVVAEVLPGHDPAAYVCLSGPSHAEEVSRDVPTAVVAAGGSAGLLEEVQRLFSSSTFRVYRNGDLTGVELGGALKNVIALAAGMCDGLGFGDNTKAALMTRGMVEMARLGTALGGRPETFSGLAGIGDLIVTCASRHSRNRAVGEQIGRGRSLEQVLAGMEMVAEGVRTTEGAHELAGRLGVAMPITAAVHAILFEGRDPREEVGRLMTRDLKAEEA, encoded by the coding sequence GTGAACCGCCAGCCAGCACGAAGCCGCGCAACCGCCGCTGCCTCCCCGCGCGTGGCCGTGGCCGGGATGGGCTCCTGGGGCACGGCCCTGGCCCTGCTCCTGCACCAGCGCGGCTGCCGCGTGCGGGCCTGGGAGTACGACCCGGGCGTGGTGGAACGCTACGCCAGGGGCGAACGCGAAGCCGTCTTCCTGCCGGGCATCTTCCTGCCGCCCGCCATTCACGTCCGGCAGGAGCTGGACTGGCTGCTGGAGGACGCCGACTGGCTGGTGCTGGCCGTGCCCAGCCACACCCAGCGCGCGCTGCTGGGCCGGCTGGCGCCCCTGCTGCCGCCCGGCCTGCCGCTGGTGAACGTGGCCAAAGGCATCGAGCAGCGCAGCCTGCTGCGCCTCTCCCAGGTGGTGGCGGAAGTCCTGCCCGGCCACGATCCGGCGGCCTACGTCTGTCTGTCGGGACCCAGCCACGCCGAGGAGGTCAGCCGCGACGTGCCCACCGCCGTGGTGGCCGCCGGCGGCTCGGCCGGCCTGCTGGAGGAAGTCCAGCGGCTGTTTTCCAGTTCCACCTTTCGCGTCTACCGCAACGGCGACCTGACGGGCGTGGAGCTGGGGGGCGCCTTGAAGAACGTCATCGCCCTGGCGGCGGGCATGTGCGACGGGCTGGGCTTCGGCGACAACACCAAGGCCGCCCTGATGACCCGCGGGATGGTGGAGATGGCCCGGCTGGGCACGGCCCTGGGCGGCCGGCCGGAGACCTTCAGTGGACTGGCGGGGATCGGCGATCTGATCGTCACCTGCGCCAGCCGCCACAGCCGCAACCGTGCCGTGGGCGAGCAGATCGGCCGGGGTCGCAGCCTGGAACAGGTCCTGGCCGGAATGGAGATGGTGGCCGAGGGCGTGCGCACCACCGAGGGCGCCCACGAGCTGGCCGGTCGCCTGGGTGTGGCCATGCCTATCACGGCCGCCGTGCACGCCATCCTCTTTGAAGGGCGCGATCCCCGCGAGGAGGTGGGCCGTCTGATGACCCGCGATCTCAAAGCCGAGGAGGCCTGA
- a CDS encoding acylphosphatase translates to MPPLMQSEQLLFQGDVQGVGFRYAFSRLAREQELAGWVRNLPDGSVEAVLQGGRDKIAVLMRKVMLLSGRVRITQVEQRKVELPPITGFSVR, encoded by the coding sequence ATGCCGCCCCTGATGCAATCGGAACAGCTGCTCTTCCAGGGGGACGTGCAGGGCGTGGGCTTCCGCTACGCCTTCAGCCGCCTGGCCCGGGAACAGGAGCTGGCAGGCTGGGTGCGCAACCTGCCCGACGGCTCGGTGGAAGCCGTGCTGCAGGGCGGGCGCGACAAGATCGCCGTGCTGATGCGCAAGGTCATGCTGCTCAGCGGCCGCGTGCGCATCACCCAGGTGGAGCAGCGCAAGGTCGAGTTGCCGCCCATCACGGGCTTCTCTGTCCGCTGA
- the ligA gene encoding NAD-dependent DNA ligase LigA gives MDPARPPASQAELVALTRDLQRHARLYYDEAAPELPDAEYDRRLQLLAAAEAEHPDWALPDSPTRRVGQRETARTGRPEVRHEPRLYSLANAYSDEELADFARRVAEALAAAPPQPDLFALPKQLPELVWSCELKLDGASISLIYEQGELVLAATRGDGESGEEITAQARQLSNLPATLALDAPPARLVARGEVVLEHADFQALNARRAEAGERLFANPRNAAAGSLKLLDAAELRARGLKVFLYDLAVLEGAAAPATQSAQLDWLRHAGLPVFPHAARCAGLAEVLAYCARWETERAGLPLDTDGVVVKLDEIAPRAGLGWTAKAPRWAVARKFPAQAVQTVLRAVTWQVGRTGVVTPVAELEPVAVAGSVIARATLHNEDEIQRRGIRPGMRVWVEKGGDVIPKVTGPAEDPAGFPAVQAPADCPECGHGLRREEGESALRCLNPGCPAVRQAALEHFVSRPALDLEGLGDRLVAELIRLGHLRDVSDLFHLRPEQLLECERMGEKSVSNVMQSIEMGKTRPPSRLLFALGIRGVGAKAARTLLRHAGSLRALAARPAEELQNLDGVGPVLAASVTRWFALPDNQELLKRLELGGLDLTREEPDRGPVAAGGPFWGRTVVLTGTLAGLERRAAQALLEARGAKVSSSVSARTHYVVAGAEAGSKLEKARALGVPVLDEAQFQALLQAGDADSAADANPERLNPDPLSPFEQESL, from the coding sequence ATGGATCCCGCCCGGCCCCCCGCCAGCCAGGCCGAGCTGGTGGCCCTGACCCGCGACCTGCAGCGCCACGCCCGGCTCTACTACGACGAGGCCGCCCCCGAGCTCCCCGACGCCGAGTACGACCGCCGGCTGCAGCTCCTGGCCGCGGCCGAAGCCGAGCATCCGGACTGGGCCCTGCCTGATTCCCCCACCCGCCGGGTGGGCCAGCGGGAGACGGCGCGTACCGGCCGCCCCGAGGTCCGCCACGAACCCCGCCTCTACAGCCTGGCCAACGCCTACAGCGACGAGGAACTGGCCGATTTCGCGCGCCGCGTGGCCGAGGCCTTGGCGGCCGCGCCGCCCCAGCCCGACCTCTTTGCCCTTCCCAAACAACTGCCGGAACTGGTCTGGTCCTGCGAACTGAAGCTGGACGGGGCCAGCATCTCGCTGATCTACGAACAGGGCGAGCTGGTGCTGGCAGCCACGCGCGGAGACGGCGAGTCGGGCGAGGAAATCACGGCCCAGGCCCGACAGCTGAGCAACCTGCCCGCAACGCTGGCGCTGGACGCGCCGCCCGCCCGGCTGGTGGCGCGCGGCGAGGTGGTGCTGGAACACGCCGATTTCCAGGCCCTCAACGCCCGCCGCGCCGAGGCCGGCGAACGCCTGTTCGCCAACCCGCGCAACGCCGCCGCCGGCAGCCTGAAACTGCTGGATGCCGCCGAACTGCGGGCCCGCGGCCTCAAGGTCTTCCTCTACGATCTGGCCGTGCTGGAAGGAGCCGCAGCCCCCGCCACCCAGAGCGCCCAGCTGGACTGGCTGCGCCACGCCGGCCTGCCGGTCTTTCCGCACGCCGCGCGCTGCGCGGGACTGGCGGAGGTGCTGGCCTACTGCGCGCGCTGGGAGACGGAGCGCGCCGGGCTGCCGCTGGACACCGACGGCGTGGTGGTCAAGCTGGACGAGATTGCCCCGCGGGCCGGGCTGGGCTGGACGGCCAAGGCGCCGCGCTGGGCCGTGGCCCGCAAGTTTCCGGCCCAGGCCGTCCAAACCGTGCTGCGCGCCGTCACCTGGCAGGTGGGGCGCACGGGCGTGGTCACGCCGGTGGCCGAGCTGGAACCCGTCGCCGTGGCCGGTTCGGTCATCGCCCGGGCCACCCTGCACAACGAGGATGAGATCCAGCGCCGGGGCATCCGGCCCGGGATGCGGGTCTGGGTGGAAAAGGGCGGCGACGTGATCCCCAAGGTCACGGGCCCGGCGGAGGATCCGGCGGGCTTCCCTGCAGTGCAGGCGCCGGCGGACTGTCCGGAGTGCGGCCATGGGCTGCGGCGGGAGGAGGGGGAGTCGGCCCTGCGCTGCCTGAACCCGGGATGCCCGGCCGTGCGCCAGGCCGCGCTGGAGCATTTCGTCTCTCGGCCGGCCCTGGACTTGGAGGGGCTGGGGGATCGCCTTGTGGCCGAGTTGATCCGCCTGGGCCACCTGCGCGACGTCTCGGACCTCTTCCATCTGCGCCCGGAGCAACTGCTGGAATGTGAGCGGATGGGCGAGAAAAGTGTGTCGAACGTCATGCAATCCATTGAGATGGGGAAAACGCGCCCCCCCAGTCGCCTGCTCTTCGCCCTGGGCATCCGCGGAGTGGGAGCCAAGGCGGCGCGCACGCTGTTGCGGCACGCCGGCAGCCTGCGGGCCCTGGCCGCGCGTCCCGCGGAGGAACTGCAGAACCTGGACGGGGTGGGTCCCGTGCTGGCGGCCAGCGTCACGCGCTGGTTCGCCCTCCCGGACAACCAGGAGTTGTTGAAACGACTGGAGTTGGGCGGCCTGGACCTGACGCGCGAGGAGCCCGACCGCGGTCCCGTGGCGGCCGGCGGCCCCTTCTGGGGACGAACCGTGGTGCTCACCGGCACCCTGGCCGGCCTGGAGCGCCGGGCGGCCCAGGCGCTGCTCGAAGCCCGCGGGGCCAAGGTCAGCTCCAGCGTCTCGGCCCGGACGCACTACGTGGTGGCCGGAGCGGAAGCCGGATCCAAGCTGGAGAAGGCCCGCGCCCTGGGCGTGCCCGTGCTGGACGAAGCCCAATTCCAGGCGCTGCTGCAGGCGGGGGACGCGGATTCCGCCGCGGACGCGAATCCGGAGCGGTTGAATCCAGATCCGCTTAGCCCGTTTGAACAGGAGTCATTGTAG